A single window of Aphidius gifuensis isolate YNYX2018 linkage group LG1, ASM1490517v1, whole genome shotgun sequence DNA harbors:
- the LOC122847348 gene encoding protein Fer3-like: MSQYMTGDMGSYPMWDSSVLYPTPSQSHPHVNDHVNGLYRQPCALLHQSRYSPNARLPNQPTSTTKKPRRRVASVSQRRAANIRERRRMFNLNEAFDKLRKKVPTFAYEKRLSRIETLRLAITYIAFMGELLGIDGSNPKTDYISREYYLPN; this comes from the exons ATGTCACAGTATATGACTGGTGATATGGGTTCTTATCCAATGTGGGATAGCTCTGTACTTTATCCAACACCATCGCAGTCTCATCCTCATGTTAATGACCATGTCAATGGACTATATCGTCAACCTTGTGCTCTTTTACACCagag ccGGTACTCGCCAAATGCACGACTACCAAATCAGCCAACATctacaacaaaaaaaccaagacGTCGAGTTGCATCAGTATCACAAAGAAGAGCTGCAAATATTCGTGAAAGAAGAAGAATGTTTAATCTCAATGAAGCATTTGATAAACTTCGTAAAAAA gtACCAACTTTTGCATATGAAAAAAGATTATCAAGAATTGAAACTCTTAGACTTGCTATAACTTATATTGCATTTATGGGAGAACTACTTGGAATTGATGGAAGTAATCCAAAAACTGATTACATTTCACGAGAATACTATTTacccaattaa